Proteins encoded together in one Streptomyces sp. NA04227 window:
- a CDS encoding MMPL family transporter, giving the protein MLTAIAALTVRRARLVLALAAALVAVMAVVGTGAFGKLLGGGFDDPDSPSTRAERLIEDRFGGERDLVFLVSPQESGVSLTSPAVAERGQAIADGLRHDPTVTDVVSYWDAKSPGLASRDADSALIAAHIKGDDEQRGDRAKELADTYAGDEDGVEVLAGGQAAAGNDITDQVGKDLALAELIAVPLTLLLLVLAFGSVVAALLPLAVGLIAVLGTFAELSVLGSLTDVSVFSINLTTALGLGLGIDYALLLVSRFREQLAAGDEVPDAVVHTVRTAGRTIVFSAATVAAALSALLVFPMYFLRSFAYAGIGVVVVAVLAALFVVPPLLALLGHRVNKGKLPWAHTVRGADGPLWGRIAGAVMRRPALTALPVLAVLLFVASPLLGASFGTPDERVLPESASSRKVAEAVQQDFPGDDTGSVQIVTDHSAGRAELTSYATELSRLPGVERVDASPGTYQRGTATPPGPQNAALSRPGADRLVVLTSTEPMSDAAQNLIKDIRAVPAPQGTEPLVGGDDARLVDSKDSIADRLPLALGLITITTFVLLYLFTGSVIQPLRALLLNAVSLTASVGAMVWIFQDGHLSSWLGFTPMPLDTSMTVLLFCVAFGLSMDYEVFVTSRMKELHDAGEDARTTVTAGLTRTGRMVTMAAGLLAVSFFAFGTSEVTFLQMFGLGTGLAIVIDAVAVRAILVPAAMRVLGRGAWYAPGVLRRLHERVGVSESVGEEVGAEGRRVSRV; this is encoded by the coding sequence ATGCTCACCGCAATCGCCGCGCTGACCGTTCGCCGGGCGCGACTGGTCCTGGCCCTCGCCGCGGCCCTGGTGGCCGTCATGGCGGTGGTCGGAACCGGCGCCTTCGGCAAGCTGCTCGGCGGAGGTTTCGACGACCCCGACTCCCCCTCGACCCGGGCCGAGCGCCTGATCGAGGACCGCTTCGGCGGCGAGCGCGACCTCGTCTTCCTGGTCTCGCCGCAGGAATCCGGGGTGTCCCTGACGTCACCGGCCGTGGCCGAACGCGGCCAGGCCATCGCCGACGGCCTGCGCCACGACCCGACCGTGACCGACGTCGTCTCCTACTGGGACGCCAAGAGCCCCGGCCTCGCCTCCCGCGACGCCGACTCGGCGCTGATCGCCGCGCACATCAAGGGCGACGACGAGCAACGCGGCGACCGCGCAAAGGAGTTGGCCGACACATACGCGGGCGACGAGGACGGCGTGGAGGTACTGGCCGGCGGTCAGGCCGCCGCGGGCAACGACATCACCGACCAGGTCGGCAAGGACCTCGCCCTCGCCGAACTCATCGCGGTCCCGCTCACCCTGCTCCTCCTCGTGCTCGCCTTCGGCAGCGTCGTCGCGGCACTACTGCCGCTCGCGGTCGGCCTGATCGCGGTCCTCGGCACCTTCGCCGAACTCTCCGTACTCGGCTCCCTCACCGACGTCTCCGTCTTCTCGATCAACCTCACCACCGCACTGGGACTCGGCCTCGGCATCGACTACGCCCTGCTCCTGGTCAGCCGCTTCCGCGAACAACTCGCCGCCGGGGACGAGGTACCCGACGCTGTCGTCCACACCGTCCGCACCGCGGGCCGCACCATCGTCTTCTCGGCGGCGACCGTCGCGGCCGCGCTCTCCGCACTGCTCGTCTTCCCGATGTACTTCCTGCGCTCCTTCGCGTATGCGGGAATCGGCGTGGTCGTCGTCGCCGTACTGGCCGCCCTCTTCGTGGTCCCGCCGCTGCTCGCCCTGCTCGGCCACCGCGTCAACAAGGGCAAACTGCCCTGGGCCCACACCGTGCGCGGCGCCGACGGGCCGCTCTGGGGCCGTATCGCCGGAGCCGTCATGCGCAGGCCCGCACTCACCGCGCTGCCCGTCCTCGCGGTACTCCTCTTCGTGGCCAGCCCCCTCCTCGGCGCAAGCTTCGGCACCCCCGACGAACGCGTACTCCCCGAGTCCGCCTCCAGCCGCAAGGTCGCCGAAGCCGTACAGCAGGACTTCCCCGGCGACGACACCGGCTCCGTCCAGATCGTCACCGACCACTCCGCGGGCCGCGCCGAACTCACCTCGTACGCAACGGAGTTGTCCCGCCTGCCCGGAGTCGAACGGGTCGACGCCTCACCCGGCACCTACCAGCGCGGCACCGCCACGCCGCCCGGCCCGCAGAACGCCGCCCTGTCCCGCCCCGGCGCCGACCGCCTGGTCGTCCTGACCTCGACCGAACCCATGTCGGACGCCGCCCAGAACCTGATCAAGGACATCCGCGCCGTCCCCGCACCACAGGGCACCGAGCCCCTGGTCGGCGGCGACGACGCCCGCCTGGTCGACAGCAAGGACTCGATCGCCGACCGCCTGCCCCTGGCCCTCGGCCTGATCACCATCACGACCTTCGTCCTGCTCTACCTCTTCACCGGCAGCGTCATCCAGCCACTGCGGGCACTCCTGCTGAACGCCGTCAGCCTGACCGCCTCGGTAGGCGCCATGGTCTGGATCTTCCAGGACGGCCACCTGTCCTCCTGGCTCGGCTTCACCCCCATGCCCCTGGACACCTCCATGACGGTCCTCCTCTTCTGCGTCGCCTTCGGCCTCTCCATGGACTACGAGGTCTTCGTGACGAGCCGCATGAAGGAACTCCACGACGCGGGCGAGGACGCAAGGACGACGGTCACGGCGGGCCTGACCCGCACCGGCCGCATGGTCACCATGGCCGCCGGCCTCCTCGCCGTCAGCTTCTTCGCCTTCGGAACGAGCGAGGTGACCTTCCTCCAGATGTTCGGCCTCGGGACGGGGCTGGCCATCGTGATCGATGCGGTGGCGGTACGGGCGATTCTGGTTCCGGCGGCTATGCGGGTGTTGGGGCGGGGGGCCTGGTACGCGCCCGGGGTGCTGCGGAGGCTGCATGAGCGGGTGGGGGTCAGTGAGTCGGTGGGGGAGGAGGTTGGCGCTGAGGGGCGGAGGGTGAGTCGGGTGTGA
- a CDS encoding TetR/AcrR family transcriptional regulator, whose protein sequence is MATTKGSGSGSGRGSASGSASDAGAGAAKTRYHHGDLRNALIAAAVTLASEGGPEQVVLREAARRVGVSPTAAYRHFAGQQELLHEVKVRGQLSLAESMRRAIAAAPAPADPGEAAEQRLIAVGRGYVDFALAQPGLYRAAFCSPRLTGDESGWTGVDRAGPEPEYRAFAMLSETLDALVRTGRMPAANRPGAEITAWSLTHGLSMLILDGPMSALGPAERDAVIDRSIATIAAGLTTDRAVGGAGGGDGGGDGGGDGT, encoded by the coding sequence ATGGCCACTACCAAGGGATCGGGTTCGGGATCTGGACGGGGATCTGCATCGGGATCGGCGTCGGATGCCGGGGCGGGCGCTGCCAAGACCCGCTACCACCACGGCGACCTGCGCAACGCGCTCATCGCCGCCGCCGTGACCCTCGCCTCCGAGGGCGGGCCCGAGCAGGTCGTACTGCGGGAGGCCGCGCGCCGCGTCGGTGTCTCCCCGACCGCCGCGTACCGGCACTTCGCGGGTCAGCAGGAACTGCTGCACGAGGTGAAGGTGCGCGGGCAGCTCAGTCTGGCCGAGTCCATGCGGCGCGCCATCGCCGCGGCGCCCGCACCCGCCGACCCGGGCGAGGCCGCCGAGCAGCGCCTCATCGCGGTCGGACGCGGTTACGTGGACTTCGCCCTCGCCCAGCCCGGCCTGTACCGCGCCGCCTTCTGCAGCCCCCGGCTCACCGGCGACGAAAGCGGCTGGACCGGCGTCGACCGGGCAGGGCCGGAACCGGAGTACCGGGCCTTCGCCATGCTCAGCGAGACACTCGACGCCCTGGTCCGCACCGGCCGGATGCCCGCGGCCAACCGGCCCGGCGCCGAGATCACCGCCTGGTCACTCACCCACGGTCTGTCCATGCTGATCCTGGACGGCCCGATGTCCGCACTCGGCCCCGCCGAACGGGACGCCGTGATCGACCGCAGCATCGCGACGATCGCTGCCGGGCTCACGACGGATCGGGCGGTCGGCGGAGCCGGAGGCGGGGACGGAGGCGGGGACGGAGGCGGGGACGGAACCTAA
- a CDS encoding dienelactone hydrolase family protein, with translation MADHDLAGFERSGFSHGGRTHEVLRRGSGPAVIVIAEIPGITPKVLEFAERVADIGCTAVLPVLFGKPGYDPHPSAHGALKSGLYTASTVLRVCVSREFTLFATGRSSPVVTWLRALAADEHERCGGPGVGAVGMCLTGGFALAMATDERLLAPVLSQPSLPVPGLGSRSRAIDISPAELAVVKDRCANGGLNVLGLRFRGDRLAPGNRFDFLRRELGEAFIAVELDDSTANPDAVLPPHAVLTEHLIDEPGQPTRAALDQVLDLFRSRLLEGEGEGEGEGEGDGGGDGEGGDGESGK, from the coding sequence ATGGCCGATCACGACCTTGCGGGCTTTGAGCGGAGCGGGTTCTCCCACGGGGGCCGTACGCACGAGGTTCTGCGGCGCGGGAGCGGTCCTGCCGTGATCGTGATCGCCGAGATCCCCGGCATCACGCCGAAGGTCCTCGAGTTCGCCGAGCGGGTGGCGGACATCGGCTGCACCGCCGTACTGCCGGTGCTGTTCGGAAAGCCGGGTTACGACCCGCACCCGTCCGCGCACGGCGCGCTCAAGTCCGGGCTCTACACCGCCTCCACGGTGCTGCGGGTGTGTGTGAGCCGGGAGTTCACGCTGTTCGCGACCGGGCGCAGCTCCCCGGTGGTGACCTGGCTGCGGGCGCTCGCGGCGGACGAGCACGAGCGGTGCGGCGGCCCCGGCGTCGGCGCCGTGGGCATGTGCCTGACCGGCGGCTTCGCGCTGGCCATGGCCACCGACGAACGTCTGCTCGCGCCCGTGCTCTCCCAGCCCTCGCTGCCGGTGCCCGGGCTCGGCAGCCGCTCCCGCGCCATCGACATCTCCCCGGCCGAACTCGCCGTGGTCAAGGACCGCTGCGCGAACGGCGGCCTGAACGTCCTCGGACTCCGCTTCCGCGGCGACCGCCTCGCACCCGGCAACCGCTTCGACTTCCTGCGCCGCGAACTCGGCGAGGCCTTCATCGCCGTCGAACTCGACGACAGCACGGCCAACCCCGACGCCGTACTCCCGCCGCACGCGGTACTGACCGAACACCTCATCGACGAGCCGGGCCAGCCGACTCGCGCCGCGCTGGACCAGGTGCTGGATTTGTTCCGGTCCCGGCTGCTGGAGGGCGAGGGCGAGGGCGAGGGCGAGGGTGAGGGTGATGGCGGGGGCGATGGCGAAGGCGGGGATGGGGAGAGCGGCAAGTAG
- a CDS encoding Lrp/AsnC family transcriptional regulator — protein MPDTGHGGGVRDEARLLSEDDLALIHALQLRPRAPWNVLGEVLGADPVTVARRWARLRERGEAWVQPAAGRRLLEQICLGFVTIDCAPGRAAEVARTLAGHPHMVTLERCADGPDILATVATADLPAMSRYALDRLPALPRVRDVRARIVTRLYAQGGQWRLSSLDPSQRAQLLGSVPELEQADPGPAAIAEADRSLLVPLLRDGRASYQMLARETNTSASTVKRRMDQLIRRRLLTFRCDFARPLAGYAVAVTLWAKVPAAELDDVGQALVKRKEIRTCAAVSGRCNLVVEASLHSLRDVPRFESQLALAHPALELTERAVVLRHEKLHAHHLDPYGRSVGSVPLDIWAEPGV, from the coding sequence ATGCCGGATACGGGACACGGGGGCGGTGTGCGGGACGAGGCCCGGCTGCTGAGCGAGGACGACCTCGCACTCATCCACGCCCTGCAACTACGGCCCCGGGCACCCTGGAACGTCCTGGGCGAAGTGCTCGGCGCCGACCCGGTCACCGTGGCCAGGCGATGGGCGCGGCTGCGTGAGCGGGGCGAGGCGTGGGTGCAGCCCGCGGCGGGGCGGCGGCTCCTCGAACAGATCTGTCTGGGCTTCGTGACCATCGACTGCGCACCGGGCCGGGCCGCCGAGGTCGCCCGTACGCTCGCCGGGCACCCGCACATGGTCACCCTCGAACGCTGCGCGGACGGCCCCGACATCCTGGCCACGGTGGCGACCGCCGACCTCCCCGCGATGTCCCGCTACGCCCTTGACCGCCTGCCCGCGCTGCCGCGAGTGAGGGACGTCCGCGCCAGGATCGTCACCCGCCTGTACGCGCAGGGCGGCCAGTGGCGCCTGTCCTCCCTCGATCCGTCCCAGCGTGCCCAACTCCTCGGCAGTGTCCCGGAGTTGGAGCAGGCCGACCCCGGCCCGGCCGCCATCGCGGAGGCCGACAGGTCGCTGCTCGTCCCCCTGCTGCGGGACGGGCGCGCCTCGTACCAGATGCTCGCCCGTGAGACGAACACCAGCGCCTCGACCGTAAAGCGCCGCATGGACCAGCTCATCCGGCGCCGACTGCTCACCTTCCGCTGCGACTTCGCGCGCCCGCTCGCCGGATACGCCGTCGCCGTGACGCTGTGGGCCAAGGTCCCGGCCGCCGAACTGGACGACGTGGGGCAGGCGTTGGTCAAGCGCAAGGAGATCCGTACCTGCGCGGCGGTCAGCGGCCGGTGCAACCTGGTCGTGGAGGCGAGCCTGCACTCACTGCGCGACGTACCCCGCTTTGAATCCCAACTCGCCCTGGCGCACCCGGCCTTGGAACTCACCGAACGCGCGGTCGTCCTGCGCCACGAAAAACTCCACGCCCACCACCTCGACCCGTACGGCAGAAGCGTCGGCTCCGTACCGCTGGACATCTGGGCGGAGCCGGGGGTGTGA
- a CDS encoding trypsin-like serine protease, translating into MRLFSARSGSGRVFARGAAATAAAGAAFALIATAAPAGAVAGEPKPAAPGSPAQSVGKPIIGGGDVANDTYPFMAALASRGQGSLKDRQFCGGSLIDRQTILTAAHCVIGENGKPVDSKKMQIAVGRTVLSDSDQGQIRNVMPKQGKGDPGGILIHPRYVKDSAYDFALVVLEKPVKGIAPIKLPTPGTDALIRPGAKATVTGWGNTDVDMEQFPDRMRQVNVPIVSHDECKLSYPEYNRKVNVCAGIEGKDSCQGDSGGPLFRTAGRGIRYQIGVVSYGDGCGGQGAPGVYTSTSSKKLFDTLYETPSGKKMKKILGGLSH; encoded by the coding sequence ATGAGACTCTTCTCCGCCCGATCCGGTTCCGGCCGCGTGTTCGCCCGTGGTGCCGCCGCCACGGCCGCCGCCGGTGCCGCCTTCGCCCTGATCGCGACCGCCGCCCCCGCGGGCGCGGTCGCCGGCGAGCCGAAGCCCGCCGCGCCGGGCAGCCCCGCGCAGAGCGTCGGCAAGCCGATCATCGGTGGTGGCGACGTCGCCAACGACACGTACCCCTTCATGGCCGCGCTCGCCTCCAGGGGCCAGGGAAGCCTCAAGGACCGCCAGTTCTGCGGCGGCAGCCTGATCGACCGGCAGACGATCCTGACCGCCGCGCACTGCGTCATCGGCGAGAACGGCAAGCCCGTCGACTCGAAGAAGATGCAGATCGCGGTGGGCCGCACCGTCCTGTCGGACAGCGACCAGGGCCAGATCCGCAACGTCATGCCCAAGCAGGGCAAGGGCGACCCGGGCGGCATCCTGATCCACCCGCGCTACGTGAAGGACTCCGCGTACGACTTCGCCCTCGTCGTCCTCGAGAAGCCGGTCAAGGGCATCGCCCCCATCAAGCTGCCCACCCCGGGCACCGACGCCCTGATACGTCCCGGCGCCAAGGCCACCGTCACGGGCTGGGGCAACACCGACGTCGACATGGAGCAGTTCCCCGACCGGATGCGTCAGGTCAACGTGCCGATCGTGTCGCACGACGAGTGCAAGCTGAGCTACCCCGAGTACAACCGCAAGGTGAACGTCTGCGCCGGTATCGAGGGCAAGGACTCCTGCCAGGGCGACAGCGGCGGCCCGCTGTTCCGCACCGCGGGCCGCGGCATCCGCTACCAGATCGGCGTCGTCTCCTACGGCGACGGCTGCGGCGGCCAGGGCGCCCCGGGCGTCTACACCTCCACCAGCTCGAAGAAGCTCTTCGACACCCTCTACGAGACGCCGTCCGGGAAGAAGATGAAGAAGATCCTCGGCGGCCTGTCGCACTGA